Proteins found in one Lysinibacillus fusiformis genomic segment:
- the ftsE gene encoding cell division ATP-binding protein FtsE encodes MIEMKNVTKKYPNGVVATNGISVNIKQGEFVYVVGPSGAGKSTFIKLMYREEKATSGQIIVNGIDLATLKNKKVPFLRRQLGVVFQDFKLLPRLNVYENVAFALEVIEEKPDEIRRRVMEVLELVGLKHKARMFPNELSGGEQQRVSIARSIVNVPKVVIADEPTGNLDPETSWEIMNLFEEINARGTTIVMATHNREIVNTIRRRVIAIEGGLIVRDEHGGDYGYEI; translated from the coding sequence ATGATAGAAATGAAAAATGTGACAAAGAAATACCCAAACGGTGTTGTTGCGACAAATGGTATTTCCGTTAATATAAAGCAAGGCGAATTTGTGTATGTAGTCGGTCCAAGTGGGGCAGGTAAATCTACTTTTATTAAATTGATGTACCGTGAAGAAAAGGCAACATCAGGACAAATCATTGTCAATGGTATTGATTTAGCAACTTTAAAAAATAAGAAGGTCCCTTTTTTGCGTCGTCAACTTGGCGTAGTTTTCCAAGATTTCAAATTACTACCTCGTTTGAACGTTTATGAGAACGTAGCGTTTGCGCTTGAAGTAATTGAGGAAAAGCCAGATGAAATTCGACGTCGGGTTATGGAAGTGTTAGAACTAGTTGGATTAAAGCATAAAGCAAGAATGTTTCCAAATGAGCTTTCAGGCGGAGAGCAGCAACGGGTATCGATTGCTCGTTCCATCGTCAATGTTCCCAAAGTGGTGATTGCTGACGAACCTACAGGGAACCTTGATCCTGAAACATCATGGGAAATCATGAATTTGTTTGAGGAAATTAATGCACGTGGGACAACCATTGTAATGGCGACCCACAACCGTGAAATTGTGAATACGATTCGTCGTCGTGTAATCGCAATTGAAGGCGGCTTAATTGTCCGTGATGAACACGGAGGTGATTACGGCTATGAAATTTAG
- the ftsX gene encoding permease-like cell division protein FtsX, protein MKFSTVKRHFRESIKSLGRNSWMTIASVSAVTVTLILVGVFALIMMNLNKVATDLENDVEIKVLIDETADEAAEKALIEKVKKLPGVSEMTYSTKEDELSKLVKDFGDDFKLFEQSNPLRNVIYVKAADPQQTAKVAKAIDKYEYTYDVMYGEGKVEKLFNFLNISRNVGIVLILGLLFTAIFLISNTIRITIIARRDEIEIMKLVGATNSFVRIPFLLEGMWLGILGSIIPIAVVTTLYHNIYKIIAPRLQGELIQLLDFSPLVYQVSGLLLLIGVLIGIWGSFMSVRKFLKI, encoded by the coding sequence ATGAAATTTAGTACAGTAAAGCGCCACTTCCGTGAAAGTATTAAATCACTTGGTCGAAATAGCTGGATGACCATTGCGTCTGTCAGTGCCGTAACCGTTACGCTCATACTAGTAGGCGTTTTTGCGCTTATTATGATGAATTTAAATAAAGTAGCAACGGATTTAGAAAATGATGTCGAAATTAAAGTGTTAATTGATGAGACAGCAGATGAAGCTGCGGAAAAAGCACTCATCGAAAAAGTCAAAAAATTGCCTGGTGTCTCCGAGATGACTTATTCCACTAAGGAAGACGAGTTATCCAAGCTAGTAAAAGACTTCGGTGATGATTTTAAACTATTTGAACAAAGTAACCCTTTACGTAATGTAATTTATGTAAAAGCTGCTGATCCACAGCAAACAGCAAAAGTTGCGAAAGCCATTGATAAATATGAGTATACATATGACGTGATGTATGGCGAAGGAAAAGTTGAAAAACTATTTAACTTCTTAAATATTAGTCGTAATGTAGGAATCGTACTTATTTTAGGGTTATTATTTACAGCGATTTTCTTAATTTCGAATACTATTCGTATAACGATTATTGCTCGTCGTGATGAAATAGAAATTATGAAACTTGTAGGGGCTACGAATTCATTCGTGCGTATCCCATTCTTATTAGAAGGTATGTGGCTCGGAATTTTAGGTTCAATTATTCCGATTGCGGTTGTCACAACCCTTTACCACAATATATATAAAATTATTGCACCACGTTTACAAGGTGAGCTTATTCAATTACTAGATTTTTCTCCACTTGTGTATCAGGTAAGCGGTCTTCTGTTACTTATTGGTGTACTTATTGGTATTTGGGGAAGCTTCATGTCAGTTCGTAAGTTTTTAAAAATTTAG
- a CDS encoding murein hydrolase activator EnvC family protein, with the protein MKSKAKKTLKTLAAASALILFIQTPSAYAISLSDLKEEKKQVETKKNQLNSSISNKSNAITANQEKQQKILDQIQALNAEIDKTNSNIKKVQADIRATNEEIKKLEASIEELLHKIEERDLLLQERARAIQAGGSVSYLDVLLGSNSFVDFIDRFSAVNALLEADRQIIQDQKDDKQKLEEQKQIIEEKRKNLEDKKAELERLKASLDSQKAEKNKLVDQLEKEQEKLKSEKVLLEKEYSEALEVSQELQDQIIAEQNRLAEIARQQEAKRKAAAAAAAAAAAANNGGGSSGGTVHAPQSNGTWIKPTNGRLTSPYGWRNLGAGPEFHYGVDLANATGTPIWAAADGVVSYAAPLSSYGNVVILTHSIDGQIYTTVYAHLSAFNVSVGQEVSQGDQIAAMGSTGRSTGPHLHFEVHIGAWKGQAVGSVNPLKYIPL; encoded by the coding sequence GTGAAAAGTAAGGCGAAAAAAACATTGAAAACACTTGCAGCAGCGTCTGCTCTAATTCTTTTTATCCAAACTCCATCAGCATATGCAATAAGTTTATCGGATTTAAAAGAAGAAAAGAAACAAGTTGAAACAAAGAAGAATCAGTTAAATTCATCTATTAGCAATAAATCAAATGCCATTACAGCTAATCAAGAAAAGCAACAAAAAATCTTAGATCAAATTCAAGCATTGAACGCTGAAATCGACAAAACCAATAGTAATATTAAAAAGGTACAAGCAGATATTCGGGCAACAAATGAGGAAATTAAAAAGTTAGAAGCGTCTATCGAAGAGCTTTTGCATAAAATTGAAGAGCGCGATTTATTGTTACAAGAACGCGCACGTGCAATTCAAGCAGGAGGCTCTGTTAGTTATTTAGATGTATTGCTAGGCTCTAATAGTTTTGTAGACTTTATTGATCGTTTCTCTGCAGTTAATGCATTATTGGAAGCAGATCGACAAATTATCCAAGATCAAAAAGATGATAAACAAAAATTAGAAGAGCAAAAGCAAATTATCGAAGAAAAACGTAAAAACTTGGAAGACAAAAAAGCTGAGCTTGAACGATTAAAAGCATCATTAGATAGCCAAAAAGCTGAGAAAAATAAACTAGTCGACCAATTAGAAAAAGAGCAAGAAAAACTGAAATCAGAAAAGGTATTACTTGAAAAAGAGTACTCAGAAGCTTTGGAAGTAAGTCAGGAATTACAAGATCAAATTATTGCTGAACAAAATCGTTTGGCTGAAATTGCGCGTCAGCAAGAGGCGAAACGTAAAGCAGCCGCAGCGGCGGCCGCGGCTGCAGCTGCTGCCAACAATGGTGGCGGATCATCTGGTGGTACAGTCCATGCGCCTCAATCAAATGGGACTTGGATTAAACCGACGAATGGTCGCTTAACATCACCATATGGTTGGCGAAATCTTGGAGCAGGCCCTGAATTCCATTATGGTGTTGACCTTGCAAATGCAACAGGAACACCAATATGGGCAGCAGCAGATGGCGTTGTTTCTTACGCTGCACCACTTAGCTCGTATGGTAATGTTGTCATTCTGACGCATTCTATCGATGGACAAATTTATACAACTGTTTATGCACATTTAAGTGCGTTTAATGTTAGTGTAGGACAAGAAGTATCACAAGGTGATCAAATAGCAGCGATGGGTAGTACAGGTCGCTCTACTGGCCCACACTTACACTTTGAAGTGCATATTGGTGCTTGGAAAGGACAAGCAGTCGGCAGCGTTAATCCACTGAAATATATTCCATTGTAA
- a CDS encoding redoxin domain-containing protein produces MKKNIGLLIVVLLVVAMIGTYVKQQIDEERAIEKSALGKDMEELETGLRKGDIPPDFTLTSLDGEDITLSDLRGKKVVLNFWATWCPPCKAEMPHMQSFYDEYAKEKNVEIIAVNLTDAERDVTADAKVDTVMTFRDSFELTFPILLDPDNEAGLNYQVITIPTTYFIDSNGYIQRAIRGPMDVDMLNDYVDALD; encoded by the coding sequence ATGAAAAAAAATATTGGGCTACTGATTGTTGTGCTATTAGTGGTTGCGATGATTGGTACATATGTAAAACAACAAATTGACGAAGAACGTGCCATTGAAAAATCAGCTCTTGGTAAGGATATGGAGGAGCTAGAGACGGGCTTAAGAAAAGGAGATATCCCGCCTGATTTTACCTTAACAAGCTTAGACGGGGAAGATATCACATTAAGTGATTTGCGTGGAAAAAAAGTTGTACTAAATTTCTGGGCTACATGGTGCCCACCTTGTAAGGCTGAGATGCCGCATATGCAAAGCTTCTACGATGAATATGCTAAAGAAAAAAACGTTGAAATCATAGCGGTCAATTTAACAGATGCCGAACGTGATGTGACCGCCGATGCTAAAGTGGACACTGTGATGACATTTAGAGATAGCTTTGAGCTAACATTCCCCATCTTATTGGACCCAGACAATGAGGCTGGCTTAAATTATCAAGTCATCACGATTCCAACCACTTATTTTATTGATTCCAACGGCTATATCCAACGTGCAATCAGAGGACCAATGGACGTGGATATGTTAAATGATTATGTAGATGCACTAGATTGA
- a CDS encoding S41 family peptidase, with product MRKLTAGVGVLLSSLVVGSGIYFDWFNIGDKKEPVTEVDTIGEAMTIIEEKSVYSTKKDALVEGALRGMADAIKDPYSTYYSKEEAEQHRQMLAEERVGIGIELTENKGKFIVVSPVRSSPAEKAGMRSLDEIVQVDGVRIDGKTMSELMHLIQGEKGTKVTIVVYRPSEDKHIKMTMERAAISNKTVTSEVVKVEDTDIGYVVISLFGEKTANEWVAETSKLLRKDVEGIVIDVRDNPGGYLHSVAALLSTVLDNGKVFAYMQNAEGAMEPLKTQTKGFDEKYIETMNKIPIVVLQNQGSASASEVLSGALKGWGRASLVGVKSFGKGTVQESWELSNGGELKLSTNKWLTPKREWIHGQGIEASLMIEQNELFAFQLHPLTGKFKVGDMSEEISYSQNALQKLGYQIDRLDGYLDETTAEAVNLYRKQKKLKLAEDEFYMDTTFFNSLNETLKDFKADRQNDQQFQMATSFLLHTIEQ from the coding sequence TTGCGCAAATTAACAGCCGGTGTCGGAGTCCTACTTAGTAGTTTGGTGGTGGGCAGTGGTATTTACTTTGATTGGTTTAATATTGGCGATAAAAAGGAGCCTGTTACGGAGGTTGATACTATTGGTGAGGCTATGACAATCATTGAAGAAAAATCAGTATATAGTACAAAGAAGGATGCATTGGTGGAGGGGGCTCTTCGTGGTATGGCTGATGCCATTAAAGATCCTTATAGCACGTATTACTCCAAGGAAGAGGCTGAGCAACATCGGCAAATGTTGGCTGAGGAACGAGTAGGCATAGGTATTGAACTAACGGAAAATAAAGGGAAGTTTATCGTTGTGTCACCTGTTCGTTCATCACCAGCAGAGAAAGCAGGCATGCGTTCACTCGATGAAATTGTACAAGTTGACGGGGTACGAATAGATGGAAAAACGATGAGTGAATTAATGCATTTAATTCAAGGTGAAAAGGGAACGAAAGTAACCATTGTTGTCTATCGTCCAAGTGAAGATAAGCATATTAAGATGACGATGGAGCGCGCAGCAATTTCTAATAAAACGGTTACTAGTGAGGTTGTGAAGGTAGAGGATACAGACATTGGCTATGTGGTAATCTCATTATTCGGTGAAAAAACGGCCAATGAATGGGTAGCAGAAACGAGTAAATTGCTTCGTAAAGATGTGGAAGGAATTGTGATCGATGTACGGGATAATCCAGGTGGTTATTTACATAGCGTCGCAGCGCTACTGAGCACAGTATTGGACAATGGCAAAGTATTTGCATATATGCAAAATGCGGAAGGTGCTATGGAACCATTAAAAACACAAACAAAAGGCTTCGATGAAAAATATATAGAAACGATGAATAAAATTCCCATTGTGGTGTTACAAAATCAAGGTAGTGCATCTGCTAGTGAAGTATTAAGCGGTGCTTTAAAAGGCTGGGGACGCGCTTCACTTGTTGGGGTTAAAAGCTTTGGAAAAGGGACTGTACAAGAATCTTGGGAGCTTTCCAACGGTGGTGAACTTAAATTATCAACCAATAAATGGCTAACACCAAAACGCGAATGGATTCATGGGCAGGGCATTGAAGCAAGTTTAATGATTGAACAAAATGAATTATTTGCTTTTCAACTTCATCCACTAACAGGTAAGTTTAAAGTGGGTGATATGAGTGAGGAGATTTCCTATTCACAAAATGCCTTACAGAAACTAGGCTATCAAATAGATCGTTTAGATGGCTATTTGGATGAAACAACCGCAGAGGCTGTGAACCTTTATCGCAAACAGAAAAAATTAAAGCTAGCAGAAGATGAATTTTATATGGATACAACTTTCTTTAATAGTTTAAATGAAACGTTAAAAGATTTTAAAGCCGATCGTCAAAATGACCAGCAATTCCAAATGGCCACTAGTTTTTTACTGCACACCATTGAACAATAA
- a CDS encoding PDZ domain-containing protein — MVSEILIEIVTAIGRFLLNPLLYIVIIFAIMLGYRRVKQERKYFNRRIIWGWTELIGQWKDGWLYALIISLIGIGAGLTVPKEFLIILTTVSIVALVLYVMNAMSPIVTMGIATLAIWGMSYYNWTFSWWKISLAGVNLEDGAIVTITILAGLCVIAEGLLIRRVAMKVTTPCIEKTKRGMQAIVYRSRNVWVLPIFFVIPGDAISAIFPYWPQFTIGHSSFALVLFPLVIGFAKLTRKELPALTYAKIGRPVFLLGQLILVGGLAAYFEPLIGFITLAVGAIIRIIIAIYFAQQDKTDHYAVAPSTKGAIIAAVLPDSPAEKMGLLAGECIRKVNGVSIFTENELYEALQLNAAHCRLEVLDRNNELRLTQHVIYSNDHYRIGLLLAEPREV, encoded by the coding sequence ATGGTTAGTGAGATTTTGATAGAAATTGTAACAGCGATTGGCCGCTTTTTACTTAACCCATTACTGTATATAGTCATAATATTTGCTATTATGTTAGGTTATCGTCGTGTAAAACAGGAGCGTAAATATTTTAATAGACGAATTATTTGGGGCTGGACAGAGTTAATCGGCCAATGGAAAGATGGGTGGCTCTATGCACTAATTATTTCTCTTATCGGTATTGGAGCAGGGCTTACTGTACCAAAAGAATTTTTAATCATTTTAACAACAGTTTCTATAGTAGCACTTGTCTTATATGTCATGAACGCAATGTCACCTATTGTGACAATGGGTATTGCCACACTGGCCATATGGGGAATGTCCTACTACAATTGGACCTTTTCTTGGTGGAAAATTTCATTAGCTGGTGTCAATTTAGAGGATGGCGCCATTGTTACAATTACCATTCTTGCGGGCCTTTGTGTCATTGCAGAAGGACTATTAATTCGACGTGTGGCGATGAAGGTTACAACACCTTGCATTGAGAAAACGAAGCGGGGTATGCAGGCAATTGTCTATCGTTCAAGAAATGTATGGGTATTACCTATTTTCTTTGTCATTCCAGGTGATGCTATTTCAGCTATATTCCCATACTGGCCTCAGTTTACGATAGGTCATAGTAGCTTTGCACTCGTGTTATTTCCTCTTGTCATTGGCTTTGCAAAGCTGACTAGAAAGGAATTACCAGCATTAACGTATGCTAAAATTGGGCGACCTGTCTTTTTACTAGGACAGCTTATTTTAGTAGGAGGACTGGCTGCATATTTTGAACCATTGATTGGTTTCATCACACTTGCTGTTGGTGCAATTATCCGTATCATCATTGCTATTTACTTTGCACAGCAGGACAAAACAGATCATTATGCAGTTGCGCCAAGTACGAAAGGTGCTATTATCGCAGCGGTTCTTCCTGATTCACCTGCAGAGAAAATGGGTTTACTGGCAGGGGAATGTATACGCAAAGTAAATGGTGTGTCCATTTTTACAGAAAATGAATTATATGAGGCTCTGCAATTAAATGCAGCTCATTGTCGTTTAGAGGTTTTAGACCGAAACAATGAATTACGTTTAACGCAGCATGTGATTTATAGCAATGATCATTACCGTATTGGGTTATTACTTGCGGAGCCGAGGGAAGTATAA
- a CDS encoding DUF2198 family protein, producing MDVFGKMMLALFIPAILVLLFTRITYNRYVALLLAIALIAASVYAGYTSPPIIFVIDAFSLTVGFWLASKMNK from the coding sequence ATGGACGTTTTTGGGAAAATGATGTTAGCGTTATTTATACCAGCCATACTGGTGTTATTATTCACTAGAATTACGTATAATCGCTATGTTGCATTGTTATTAGCCATTGCACTAATCGCCGCCTCTGTATATGCAGGCTATACATCCCCACCTATTATTTTTGTAATCGACGCGTTTTCATTAACGGTAGGCTTTTGGTTAGCAAGTAAAATGAATAAATAA
- a CDS encoding AzlD domain-containing protein, whose product MTTTSYMVWLIIGCALVTWLPRVIPFIFVRSVTLPDVVLKWLSFIPVCILSALVIENLIDTESGKIVTLDWPVFVTFVPTLIIALVTKSLSITVVAGVIIMAAVRFFM is encoded by the coding sequence ATGACGACAACTTCTTATATGGTCTGGCTTATAATCGGCTGTGCACTTGTAACATGGCTACCGCGTGTCATTCCATTTATCTTTGTACGCAGTGTAACACTCCCTGATGTTGTACTCAAATGGCTTAGTTTTATTCCTGTTTGTATATTAAGTGCTCTTGTCATTGAAAATTTAATAGATACTGAAAGTGGCAAAATAGTAACGCTTGATTGGCCAGTCTTTGTTACATTTGTTCCCACTCTAATTATTGCCCTTGTCACAAAAAGTTTATCCATTACAGTAGTTGCAGGCGTAATCATTATGGCAGCAGTACGATTTTTCATGTAA
- a CDS encoding AzlC family ABC transporter permease — MTSTTELHHDDTTSSSNDSFLQGVKDCVPTLLGYISIGLAFGVVGSASGLSVLEIALLTILIYAGSAQFIFCALLLTSSPASAIIVTIFVVNLRHLLMSLTLAPHFTRYSMLRNVGFGTLLTDETFGVAVTKQMQTGKLYGKWMDGLNLTAYIFWIISCVTGAFLGQWVANPEKWGLDFALIAMFVALLVLQLSSVGKSKIMHYIKLIGYMAVIMYGLSYIVPSHVAVLLATVIVATIGVVTDK, encoded by the coding sequence ATGACAAGTACAACAGAGCTTCATCATGATGATACAACAAGCTCTTCCAACGACAGTTTTTTACAAGGCGTGAAAGATTGCGTACCTACATTACTCGGTTATATTAGTATAGGACTTGCATTTGGGGTTGTAGGTTCCGCTTCAGGGTTGTCTGTCCTTGAAATCGCACTATTAACGATACTGATTTACGCAGGCTCTGCACAATTTATTTTTTGTGCACTGCTTTTAACAAGTAGTCCTGCCTCTGCTATCATTGTAACCATTTTTGTGGTGAATCTACGCCATTTATTAATGAGTTTAACACTAGCACCTCATTTTACACGCTACTCTATGCTTAGAAATGTTGGCTTCGGAACATTATTAACGGATGAAACCTTTGGTGTAGCTGTAACAAAGCAAATGCAAACAGGTAAATTATACGGTAAATGGATGGATGGGTTAAATTTAACAGCCTACATCTTCTGGATTATTTCTTGTGTTACGGGTGCCTTTTTAGGACAGTGGGTAGCAAATCCTGAAAAATGGGGTTTAGATTTTGCCTTAATTGCCATGTTTGTTGCACTTTTAGTTTTGCAATTGAGCAGTGTTGGCAAAAGTAAAATCATGCATTATATCAAGTTAATCGGCTATATGGCGGTTATTATGTACGGTCTTTCTTATATAGTCCCTTCCCATGTGGCTGTGCTATTGGCAACCGTGATTGTCGCAACAATTGGGGTGGTGACAGATAAATGA
- a CDS encoding helix-turn-helix domain-containing protein gives MEQMSRNLAFQLKKIRQQRHLSLDDVAKATGVSKAQLAQIEKGEANPTVSTIWKIAAGMRMSFSSLLQPPTAHYMRYSSKDVPHVDEDEGRYRVYSIIPYNPERGWEFYKVEMEPGAVSRSEAHTEGVEETVMVIKGQAVISAGDMHELLDEGDTLVFSGHQPHEYRNTSEGLTIFHLILQYK, from the coding sequence ATGGAACAAATGAGTCGAAATTTAGCATTTCAATTAAAGAAAATTAGACAGCAACGTCATTTAAGTCTCGATGATGTGGCCAAAGCGACTGGCGTCAGTAAAGCACAGCTTGCACAAATTGAAAAAGGTGAGGCCAATCCGACTGTTTCAACAATTTGGAAAATCGCTGCTGGTATGCGTATGTCGTTCTCTTCATTATTACAGCCGCCAACTGCTCATTACATGCGTTATAGCAGTAAAGATGTACCACATGTCGATGAAGATGAGGGACGCTATCGTGTCTACTCCATTATTCCCTATAATCCAGAGCGAGGCTGGGAGTTTTATAAGGTTGAAATGGAGCCAGGAGCAGTGAGTAGGAGTGAAGCCCATACAGAAGGGGTAGAGGAAACTGTAATGGTCATCAAAGGACAAGCAGTGATTTCTGCTGGAGACATGCATGAATTACTGGATGAAGGGGATACACTAGTATTCTCAGGGCATCAGCCCCATGAATATCGCAATACTTCAGAAGGGCTAACAATTTTTCATTTAATTTTACAGTATAAATAG
- a CDS encoding TVP38/TMEM64 family protein, whose product MSEWFTVENIEQVAAQYRTFGPIIGLLLPFLEAFLPFLPLVVFVVANASAFGLWLGFLLSWLGSVAGSYAVFLLVRHFGKHPRLQFLTGSKKVQKLIKWVDMNGISPLFVLLCFPFTPSVIVNIVAGLSHIHKKFYLIVLLAGKFVMILGMSVLGYDLKSLLTSPVRLIIAAVAIVILWWVGKLIEKRLNARVERDLKQARNLTKKQDHHAS is encoded by the coding sequence TTGAGTGAATGGTTTACTGTAGAAAATATTGAACAGGTTGCGGCACAGTATCGAACATTTGGCCCAATCATTGGTTTACTGCTACCATTTTTAGAGGCATTTTTGCCATTCCTACCTTTAGTCGTATTCGTTGTGGCGAATGCAAGTGCATTTGGCTTATGGTTAGGATTTTTATTATCTTGGTTAGGCTCTGTAGCTGGCTCCTATGCGGTTTTCTTACTTGTACGACATTTTGGCAAGCATCCAAGGCTACAATTTTTAACAGGTAGTAAAAAAGTACAGAAGCTTATTAAATGGGTGGATATGAATGGCATCAGCCCTCTTTTTGTCCTCCTCTGTTTCCCTTTTACACCATCTGTTATTGTCAATATTGTAGCGGGGTTGTCACATATCCATAAAAAGTTTTATTTAATCGTTTTACTGGCAGGAAAGTTTGTCATGATTTTAGGCATGAGTGTATTGGGCTATGATTTAAAATCGCTCTTGACAAGCCCAGTCAGATTAATAATTGCAGCTGTTGCCATTGTTATTTTGTGGTGGGTCGGTAAGTTGATAGAGAAGCGTTTGAATGCCCGGGTAGAAAGAGATTTAAAGCAAGCGCGAAATTTGACGAAAAAGCAGGATCACCATGCCAGTTAA